A window from Drosophila willistoni isolate 14030-0811.24 chromosome XR unlocalized genomic scaffold, UCI_dwil_1.1 Seg143, whole genome shotgun sequence encodes these proteins:
- the LOC6646438 gene encoding uncharacterized protein LOC6646438: protein MWKLLGICLIIGIIDAHVTFTNLKCNNLDKNFSDIKTCRIKAVNRTHKYIDIYVKMMQLPIDNVTINFKLMRFDGHGYKPHFFDLTYDACKFLRSQNSNPIIKAFYETYRQSSNLNHTCPYNHDLIVDKLWTGNLDAGFLAYLPSFSGDFAAYTSWYAYNLLRVTINFYLKITY, encoded by the exons ATGTGGAAACTTCTGGGAATTTGTTTAATCATAGGG ATAATCGATGCTCACGTCACCTTTACGAATCTAAAGTGCAATAATTTAGATAAAAATTTTAGCGATATAAAGACGTGTCGTATTAAGGCTGTAAACAGGACTCATAAATATATCGATATATATGTAAAGATGATGCAATTACCAATCGACAATGTAACG ATCAATTTTAAGCTAATGCGTTTTGATGGGCATGGATATAAGCCACATTTCTTTGATTTAACCTATGATGCTTGCAAATTTCTCAGAAGCCAGAATAGTAATCCGATCATCAAAGCATTTTATGAGACATACAGGCAAAGTTCCAATCTGAATCACACTTGTCCCTATAAT CATGATTTGATTGTGGATAAACTATGGACTGGGAATCTGGATGCAGGTTTTTTGGCTTATTTACCAAGCTTTAGTGGAGACTTTGCTGCATATACCAGTTGGTATGCATATAATCTGCTCAGAGttacaattaatttttatttaaaaatcacATATTGA
- the LOC124460648 gene encoding uncharacterized protein LOC124460648 has translation MSHNITNEACQAHVTFTNLKCHNYFKNLGDFETCSIKAVNRTHKYINIYYKTTGTPIDNVTVNFKLMRYDHGYKPFYLDLTYDACQFLKLQKNPIAKIMYATFKDSSNMNHTCPYNQDVFINKLWTGNLETGFTRILPMPLGDYAIFTNWYTNNIIRCYVNTYFRLTDKK, from the exons GCTTGCCAGGCCCATGTGACCTTTACTAATCTAAAGTgtcataattattttaaaaatttgggTGATTTTGAAACCTGCTCCATCAAGGCTGTGAATCGAACTCATAAATATATCAACATCTATTATAAAACAACTGGCACACCTATTGATAATGTAACG gTGAATTTTAAGTTGATGCGTTATGATCATGGCTATAAGCCGTTCTATCTTGATTTGACCTACGATGCTTGCCAATTTTtgaaactacaaaaaaatCCGATTGCTAAAATTATGTATGCGACCTTTAAGGATAGTTCCAATATGAATCACACTTGTCCCTATAAC CAAGACGTTTTTATCAACAAATTATGGACGGGCAATCTGGAGACTGGTTTTACACGTATCTTACCTATGCCCCTTGGGGATTACGCAATCTTTACCAATTGGTatacaaataatataattcgTTGCTATGTAAACACTTATTTCCGTTTAACTGATAAGAAATAA